Proteins co-encoded in one Medicago truncatula cultivar Jemalong A17 chromosome 8, MtrunA17r5.0-ANR, whole genome shotgun sequence genomic window:
- the LOC25500541 gene encoding vacuolar protein sorting-associated protein 2 homolog 1: protein MSFLFGSRKTPAELLRENKRMLDKSIREIERERQGLQSQEKKLIGEIKKNAKQGQMGAVRVMAKDLIRTRHQIEKFYKLKSQLQGVALRIQTLKSTQAMGDAMKGVTKAMGQMNRQMNLPSLQKIMQEFERQNEKMELVSEVMGDAIDDALEGDEEEEETEDLVNQVLDEIGIDINSELLNAPASTSAAAPAAKNRIAQAEPTGNDDGGIDDDLQARLDNLRKM, encoded by the exons ATGAGTTTTCTGTTCGGCAGTAGAAAGACTCCCGCAG AGCTTTTGAGGGAAAATAAAAGGATGCTTGATAAGTCTATTAGAGAAATTGAAAGGGAAAGACAAGGATTGCAGTCTcaagaaaagaaattgattGGAGAGATTAAGAAGAATGCCAAACAAGGACAAATG GGTGCTGTGAGGGTTATGGCCAAGGATCTTATCAGAACTCGCCATCAGATTGAAAAGTTTTACAAGCTTAAATCGCAACTTCAGGGTGTGGCTTTGAGAATTCAG ACACTTAAATCTACTCAAGCGATGGGGGACGCTATGAAAGGAGTTACTAAAGCAATGGGTCAAATGAATAGGCAGATGAATCTACCTTCTTTACAGAAGATAATGCAAGAGTTTGAAAGGCAGAATGAGAAGATGGAACTTGTTTCTGAGGTAATGGGAGATGCAATTGATGATGCTTTAGAAggtgatgaagaagaggaagagacaGAAGATCTTGTGAATCAGGTTCTTGATGAGATCGGAATTGATATCAACTCTGAG CTTTTGAATGCACCTGCATCAACCTCAGCCGCTGCACCAGCGGCAAAGAACAGGATTGCTCAGGCCGAACCAACGGGCAATGATGATGGTGGAATAGATGATGATCTACAGGCTAGGTTAGATAACCTAAGGAAAATGTGA
- the LOC25500542 gene encoding RING-H2 finger protein ATL52, protein MAFSAYEEMYILPGIIITGALVIAFTFFILTMLGWCRVTNHESRLPTTVISSNDKFSACMSLESHSITFLYNEADAAKGINQTECVICLTIFQEDESVRKLHTCKHMFHTSCIDKWLASHLGCPLCRSQIDQVTSPNGSLTNNDHRTMEIVDSRIENILVHSNLLVTMT, encoded by the coding sequence ATGGCTTTTTCAGCATATGAGGAAATGTATATTCTCCCTGGGATCATAATCACTGGAGCACTAGTAATTGCTTTTACATTTTTCATTCTCACTATGTTAGGATGGTGCAGGGTTACCAATCATGAATCACGTCTTCCTACAACAGTCATATCTTCTAATGACAAATTTTCGGCTTGCATGAGTTTAGAGTCGCATTCAATCACATTTCTGTACAATGAAGCTGATGCTGCAAAAGGCATAAACCAGACTGAATGTGTTATCTGTTTAACAATCTTCCAAGAAGACGAAAGCGTTCGGAAGCTTCACACTTGCAAGCACATGTTTCATACATCTTGCATTGATAAGTGGCTTGCCTCTCATTTGGGATGTCCGTTGTGTCGCTCTCAGATTGATCAAGTAACTTCGCCAAATGGATCATTGACAAATAATGATCATCGGACTATGGAAATTGTTGACTCTAGGATTGAGAATATTCTGGTTCATAGCAACCTACTAGTGACAATGACATAG